GTCCCGGTCGACGCCAATCACGGTGGCGCCCCGGGCCAGGAGCGCCTCCGTGTGGCCACCGCCGCCCAGGGTTCCGTCGAGGATCACCTTGCCCGCTCCCGGTTGCAGCAAGTCCACCGCCTCCGTGAGGAGCACGGTCTGATGGCTGAAGGCCAAAGTAAGGACGCCTGACTTAGACGAAGGGAGCCCGCGAGAGCGCGAACGCGGCCCGGGCATCATTCATGTGGGGGTAGACTTCGAATGCGCCGTGGGCGCCCGCGGCGCGGAAGATGGCGGCCAGGTACGGCGAGAGCCCCGACAGCTTGATGTCCCCGCCGGCGCGGCGGTAGCCCTCCACGCGCGCCACCAGCGCCTTCACGCCGCGGTAGTCCAGGTGGCCCACCTCGCTGAAGTCGACCACCGCCTGGCGCAGCCCGCGCTGGAGCCGGCGCAGCAGATCCTCGGACACCTGCAGCAGGTCCTGCTCGCTCAGCTCCCCTTCCAGGCACAGCGTCTCCACGCGCCCGCTCACCGCGCCCGCCGGGATGGACTGCCTCGACTCCGATGCCCAGTTCATACGCTCTCCACCCTCTCGGGTTTCCCGTCTTCCGTCGAGAAATCGGCTACTGCTTCAGCTCCGCGAGCACCCGCGCCACATCGGCCGAGTCCGCCGCGGCCCGCGCCTCTTCCTGGGCCTTGGCCCAGCCGTCGCGGCTCCACAGCTCGATGACCTTCACCATCCCCACCCACACCAGGTCCTTCTCCAGCTTCGCGTGGGCCCGCAGCGAGGGAGGGATGAGGATCCGCCCCAGCTTGTCGAGCGGACACTCCTGCGCGCTCGCCACGTACAGCCGCATCAGCGTCTTCACCCCTGGCTCCATGGGGCTGCGCCGGCCCAGCGCTGTCTCCAGCGCTTCCCACTCGCGCACCGGGTACGCGTGCAGGCACGGGTCCAACGCCGTGGTGAGGATGAGCCGCTCGTCGTAGGCGCCCACCAGCGTTTCGCGGAGCCTCGCCGGGAGGCTCGTCCGCCCCTTTGCGTCAACTTGGTGCTCATAGACGCCACGGAACACGCGGAGCGCTTCCCCTCAGGAACGTTCCACCACTTCACCACC
The sequence above is a segment of the Stigmatella aurantiaca genome. Coding sequences within it:
- the mraZ gene encoding division/cell wall cluster transcriptional repressor MraZ; translation: MFRGVYEHQVDAKGRTSLPARLRETLVGAYDERLILTTALDPCLHAYPVREWEALETALGRRSPMEPGVKTLMRLYVASAQECPLDKLGRILIPPSLRAHAKLEKDLVWVGMVKVIELWSRDGWAKAQEEARAAADSADVARVLAELKQ
- a CDS encoding STAS domain-containing protein; amino-acid sequence: MNWASESRQSIPAGAVSGRVETLCLEGELSEQDLLQVSEDLLRRLQRGLRQAVVDFSEVGHLDYRGVKALVARVEGYRRAGGDIKLSGLSPYLAAIFRAAGAHGAFEVYPHMNDARAAFALSRAPFV